A portion of the Carya illinoinensis cultivar Pawnee chromosome 11, C.illinoinensisPawnee_v1, whole genome shotgun sequence genome contains these proteins:
- the LOC122282254 gene encoding pentatricopeptide repeat-containing protein At1g53600, mitochondrial, whose protein sequence is MPADRLASFVHKHISRSNSAYFILHHSGFSTLIIPKANHSFAAGRKTSKFLVYCNTQITKYGKSGNIKEAESIFSRMPHKNSISWTAMLTAYSENGQIDEARTLFEKMPERSIASYNAMITAYIRNNFMADEAFELFAEMPERNAISYAAMITCFARAGMFNEAEKLYSEMPVELRDPVCSNALINGFLKVGRLEGASRVFEVMVERDLVSWSSMVDGYCKAEKIVDARNLFDIMPERNVVTWTAIIDGYMKIKSFKDGFQLFLSMRMDGNVKVNPTTLTVLLEACGSFGRYGEGIQLHGLVSRMGLDYDVFLGNSMITMYCRFNCMDVASALFHQMSRKDVVSWNSLIAGYVQCGSVEEAYRLFERMPTKDIISWTTMITGFSSKGVTEKCIQLFKMMPEKDDIAWTAVISGFVNNEEYEEAFRWFVEMLQEEVRPNPLTLSSVLSASASLATHNQGLQIHAYVLKMDMEFDLSIQNSLVSMYSKCGNVDDAYQIFANINAPNIISFNSMITGYAQNGFGKEALKLFRKMQNEGQKPNQVTFLGVLSACTHVGLVEEGWNFFRSMNSLYNIEPGPDHYACVVDLFGRAGFLDKAIDVNR, encoded by the coding sequence ATGCCAGCGGATAGACTTGCTTCTTTTGTGCATAAACACATTTCACGCTCAAACTCtgcatattttattttgcatCACTCTGGCTTTTCCACCCTGATTATTCCAAAAGCCAATCACAGCTTCGCTGCTGGCCGTAAGACCAGCAAATTTCTCGTCTATTGCAATACCCAGATCACAAAATATGGGAAAAGCGGTAACATCAAAGAAGCTGAGTCGATCTTCAGTCGCATGCCCCACAAGAATAGCATCTCTTGGACAGCCATGCTCACAGCATATTCAGAAAATGGCCAAATCGACGAAGCCCGGACATTGTTCGAAAAAATGCCTGAACGAAGCATCGCTTCTTATAATGCCATGATCACGGCTTATATCCGCAACAATTTTATGGCAGACGAAGCTTTTGAGCTGTTTGCAGAGATGCCTGAGCGTAATGCTATTTCTTATGCTGCCATGATCACATGTTTTGCACGGGCCGGGATGTTTAATGAGGCTGAGAAGCTGTACTCTGAGATGCCGGTGGAGTTGCGGGACCCAGTTTGTTCGAATGCTTTGATAAATGGATTTTTGAAGGTGGGAAGATTGGAAGGGGCTAGTCGAGTTTTTGAGGTGATGGTGGAAAGAGACTTGGTTTCTTGGAGCTCTATGGTTGATGGATACTGCAAGGCGGAAAAGATAGTTGATGCTAGAAACTTGTTTGATATCATGCCCGAGAGAAATGTAGTTACCTGGACGGCCATTATTGATGGTTATATGAAGATAAAGAGTTTCAAAGATGGGTTTCAGTTGTTTTTGAGTATGAGAATGGATGGAAACGTGAAAGTTAATCCTACTACCTTGACTGTGCTGCTTGAGGCCTGTGGCAGTTTCGGTAGGTATGGAGAAGGGATTCAGTTGCACGGATTGGTTTCACGCATGGGACTTGACTATGATGTCTTCTTAGGCAATTCAATGATTACCATGTATTGTAGGTTTAATTGTATGGATGTTGCTTCTGCATTATTTCATCAGATGAGTAGGAAAGATGTAGTTTCATGGAATTCCTTGATTGCGGGTTATGTCCAGTGTGGTTCAGTCGAAGAAGCCTATAGGCTGTTTGAGAGGATGCCCACAAAAGATATTATTTCATGGACAACCATGATTACAGGTTTCTCTAGCAAAGGGGTAACTGAAAAATGCATCCAGTTGTTTAAAATGATGCCTGAGAAAGATGATATTGCTTGGACTGCGGTCATTTCAGGGTTTGTGAATAATGAGGAGTATGAGGAGGCCTTCCGCTGGTTTGTCGAGATGCTTCAGGAAGAAGTCAGACCAAATCCTCTAACTTTGAGCAGTGTGCTAAGTGCTTCAGCCAGTTTGGCAACACATAACCAAGGTTTGCAAATTCATGCTTATGTATTAAAGATGGATATGGAATTTGATTTGTCCATACAAAACTCTTTGGTCTCAATGTATTCAAAATGTGGAAATGTGGATGATGCCTACCAGATATTCGCAAATATCAATGCACCTAATATCATCTCTTTTAACTCAATGATTACCGGGTATGCTCAAAATGGGTTTGGTAAAGAGGCACTTAAATTATTTCGGAAAATGCAGAATGAAGGCCAGAAACCAAATCAAGTCACTTTTCTTGGTGTGCTTTCAGCCTGCACCCATGTTGGACTAGTAGAAGAAGGATGGAACTTCTTTAGATCAATGaattcattatataatattgaaCCAGGACCTGACCACTATGCATGCGTGGTAGATCTCTTTGGCCGAGCAGGATTTCTCGACAAAGCAATTGATGTTAATAGGTAA